From Streptomyces qinzhouensis, one genomic window encodes:
- a CDS encoding holo-ACP synthase encodes MIIGVGIDVAEIDRFSASLRRTPGMARRLFLERELLLPSGEQRGYASLAARFAAKEAVAKALGAPPGLLWTDAEICVEESGRPRLEVYGTVAARAEALGVRSWHISLSHDAGVASAVAIAEG; translated from the coding sequence ATGATCATCGGGGTGGGGATCGACGTCGCCGAGATCGACCGTTTCTCGGCGTCGCTCCGGCGGACGCCGGGAATGGCCCGGCGGCTTTTCCTGGAGCGGGAACTGCTGCTGCCCAGCGGTGAGCAGCGGGGGTACGCGTCCCTCGCGGCCCGGTTCGCCGCGAAGGAGGCCGTGGCGAAGGCGCTCGGCGCGCCGCCGGGGCTGCTGTGGACGGACGCGGAGATCTGTGTGGAGGAGTCGGGCCGCCCCCGTCTCGAGGTCTACGGCACGGTGGCGGCGCGGGCCGAGGCGCTGGGGGTGCGGTCGTGGCATATCTCGCTGAGCCATGACGCGGGGGTCGCTTCGGCGGTGGCGATCGCCGAAGGGTAG
- a CDS encoding endoglucanase has protein sequence MPTSTPSVRRSVAAAVPLLLAAAALAAAAPGTARAAAVPGEATGPTGQRLTVSETKNINPAGLKVTVTGTGYDVTKGIYLAVCRVPGAPGEQPSPCLGGSDFTGGSGSTHWISNNPPAYGQGLVKKFTVGADGKGSFTLELTVKAKDSGADCSQVQCAVVTRADHTHISDREQDVIVPVTFSSGNGGEPTPEVPAGTVRHQTVRTLTPAVGGAQHAAADPAAGRLYVASDSGSRRQLTTYETATGRTVGSPVELPDSVSAMALDAPARSLHLAFGDRIATYDTRTGALADNKAKLSGHVHLLAAHPGGGRVYAAVQPARSVTVFATGRNPSAGWRQAGKPVVHPFPVAGLAVDSAARRGYATYVGPNTSTTPMSFHNMLAAIDGRTGKAVGTPLSLGTTALGSMGVTVDPVSRTGYVANLAAGTVFAVDLRANRVTGTLQVGANPKALAYDGGSGTLYAASTTAPVVAAVDVQGKRDKEELTVGNRPSGLALDPKTQSVFAVAEGKVTQLQRRMSPTAATAPKAVTVAVGKQAVFTASATGSPAPTTGWEVSSNGTAWLPVAGASGPRLAFTAAKAHHGNRYRAVFSNSVGSLRSAPAALKVTDPPKPPPPGTAGGSSSGSSSGSSSGATAGGGPAPQSVGGTGTSGTAAGSTGGTTGGTGGGGTIGGSSTGGNGGSGGGSGGGSLASTGTSALGLTTAATALAAAGAATTLYAFRRQRRAR, from the coding sequence ATGCCCACCAGCACACCGAGCGTCAGGCGGTCCGTGGCCGCCGCCGTACCGCTCCTGCTCGCCGCCGCGGCCCTGGCCGCGGCGGCGCCGGGAACGGCCCGCGCGGCGGCCGTACCCGGCGAGGCCACCGGCCCCACCGGACAGAGACTGACCGTCTCCGAGACGAAGAACATCAACCCGGCCGGCCTGAAGGTCACCGTCACCGGCACCGGATACGACGTCACCAAGGGCATCTATCTCGCCGTCTGCCGGGTGCCCGGCGCCCCCGGCGAGCAGCCCAGCCCCTGCCTCGGCGGCAGCGACTTCACCGGTGGCTCCGGATCCACCCACTGGATCTCCAACAACCCGCCCGCCTACGGCCAGGGCCTGGTGAAGAAGTTCACCGTCGGCGCCGACGGCAAGGGCAGCTTCACCCTGGAACTGACCGTCAAGGCCAAGGACAGCGGCGCGGACTGCTCCCAGGTCCAGTGCGCCGTGGTCACCCGGGCCGATCACACCCATATCTCCGACCGTGAACAGGACGTGATCGTTCCCGTCACCTTCTCCTCGGGCAACGGCGGCGAGCCGACGCCCGAGGTGCCCGCCGGAACGGTGCGCCACCAGACCGTGCGCACCCTCACCCCGGCCGTGGGCGGCGCACAGCACGCGGCCGCCGATCCCGCGGCGGGGCGGCTCTATGTGGCGAGCGACAGCGGCAGCCGGCGCCAGTTGACGACGTACGAGACGGCCACGGGCCGTACCGTCGGCTCCCCTGTCGAACTGCCGGATTCGGTCTCGGCCATGGCGCTGGACGCCCCGGCGCGCTCCCTGCATCTGGCCTTCGGGGACCGGATCGCCACCTACGACACCCGTACCGGCGCCCTCGCCGACAACAAGGCGAAACTGTCCGGCCATGTCCATCTGCTGGCCGCGCACCCCGGCGGGGGACGGGTGTACGCGGCGGTGCAGCCCGCCCGGTCGGTGACGGTGTTCGCCACCGGAAGGAACCCTTCGGCCGGCTGGCGGCAGGCCGGCAAGCCGGTCGTCCACCCGTTCCCCGTCGCCGGTCTCGCCGTGGACTCGGCGGCCCGCCGGGGCTACGCCACCTATGTCGGCCCCAACACCTCCACCACGCCCATGTCCTTCCACAACATGCTGGCCGCGATCGACGGCCGGACGGGCAAGGCCGTGGGCACGCCGCTGAGCCTGGGCACGACGGCACTCGGCAGCATGGGCGTGACCGTCGACCCCGTCAGCCGTACGGGCTATGTCGCCAACCTCGCCGCGGGCACGGTCTTCGCGGTGGACCTGCGGGCGAACCGGGTCACCGGCACGCTCCAGGTGGGCGCCAACCCGAAGGCACTCGCGTACGACGGCGGTTCGGGCACCCTCTACGCGGCATCGACCACGGCACCCGTGGTCGCCGCGGTCGATGTGCAGGGGAAGCGCGACAAGGAGGAACTGACCGTCGGCAACCGGCCGTCCGGGCTGGCCCTCGACCCGAAGACACAGAGCGTGTTCGCGGTCGCGGAGGGCAAGGTCACCCAGCTCCAGCGCCGGATGTCCCCGACGGCGGCCACGGCACCGAAGGCGGTCACGGTCGCCGTCGGCAAACAGGCGGTGTTCACGGCCTCGGCCACCGGCAGCCCGGCACCCACCACCGGTTGGGAGGTCAGCTCGAACGGCACGGCATGGCTGCCGGTCGCGGGCGCGTCGGGCCCCCGGCTCGCCTTCACGGCGGCCAAGGCGCACCACGGCAACCGCTACCGCGCGGTCTTCTCCAACTCCGTCGGCTCGCTGCGCTCGGCCCCGGCCGCGCTCAAGGTGACCGACCCGCCGAAACCGCCGCCGCCGGGCACGGCGGGCGGTTCGTCGTCCGGTTCGTCGTCCGGTTCGTCATCGGGTGCCACGGCGGGCGGCGGCCCGGCACCCCAGTCGGTCGGCGGTACGGGCACGAGCGGTACGGCGGCCGGAAGTACGGGCGGTACGACGGGCGGCACCGGCGGCGGCGGGACCATCGGCGGATCTTCCACCGGAGGCAACGGCGGCAGCGGCGGTGGCAGCGGTGGCGGTTCCCTCGCCTCCACCGGTACCAGCGCCCTCGGCCTGACCACGGCGGCCACCGCGCTCGCCGCCGCGGGCGCGGCGACGACGCTGTACGCCTTCCGGCGACAGCGCCGGGCCCGCTGA